A window of Henckelia pumila isolate YLH828 unplaced genomic scaffold, ASM3356847v2 CTG_466, whole genome shotgun sequence genomic DNA:
atgaaAAGTGAAAACATATTATAAATCATGAAGAGAATTTCATACAATCCAATCCGAAAATACCCCTTCAATACAAAATCGTATGAATTCTAGCATTATTAAATTGGCCAAAATTAAAAGTATTTTTCCCCTTTAAAATGGCCGATATTAGCCTCGCCTAATCGGACACAAACCCGTTTGGATGCTTCTTTAATTTCTGTCACATGAAGATGTAGATTGAATTTAGTTGATAATTTTTCGATTAGACaaactaaggtagtgtttgggagaacttttaagaaatatttttcagctttttattaacaaaattttgaaattttgtgaaattttattaagaaaaaacTGAGAAGTGCTTTCTAAAAGcttcccaaacactacctaagaaGCCGATTCGTTTCATCCAACTTAATGACTTATTGTCGGTGATCAACCACCTATCATGCTAATCCGTTTTGATAGGACTGCAAATTACTTCTTAGAAATTTGTACCAACGCTTTTAGGACGATATTAGCAAATTTGATCATGTTCTTTTAAGTACCATCCAAACTCAAAGGCTAATTAAACTAGAGCAATGTTATATGTATAATCAAATTTGTACATTAATTTGtataacacaaaaaattcaatacaaaaatttatttatcaaaatctcatgataaaTAATATCACGATATAatagcaaaatctcacgatatatttgttgtaaatatcgttgtacacaatatatgttgtacctctagcattattcattaaattaatggTTTAATCCATAGGCTAAATCCGTGATATATGTGTTGGTCATGCGGGCCGGGCTTTATTATTgcgattttagtttttttttttctttattctgCGCCGATATGCATAGTATTATATTAGAACTCccaatgaaaaatattgaaattagcaaaaataaaaaattatgatattgaaactaaaatttgataaaatagaaaaccaaaatcacaaaataaataaattaaaaaacaagATTTCcgttattttgaaaaaaaaacttgtaTCAAAGATAAATTCTTCCCACCAACGTGTTGGCTGACGACATGCTAGTGCAAATACGAAAACGCCCTCTGGCCACAGAATCATCTTGTTTTATCGAACAATCTAGAGATACGGATGTGTCGATGCTGGCAAACGAGATACATTGAACCTGGACACCCCATCTTTCGACCTATAAAATCCCCTCCTGTGTTACGGGTAAACATATCCAGATTCATTGTTTCATAACAAGTCTTATATATACTTTTGTGTAATTCACAGTTGACTCAGATTCTATGGCTCCCAGCATTGCGGTTGCCTCCACCGCGCAGACGAAGCCTGGCCACCGGCTGAAGGCGGCGGAGGCAGAGGTGGAGCTGCGGCGGAGGAATGAGGAGTTGGAGATGGAACTGAAGAGGAGCACGGAGAGGGAAGAGAGAATGAGGGAGGAGTTGGTCAGGGCGTGGAAGCGGGTGACGGTGGCGGAGGAGGCGGAGGAGCTGCTGTGCCGCCAGCTGGGCGAGCTGGAGGCGGAGGCCGTGGAACAAGCCAGGGAATATAGGACTCAGATTTTGGAGTTGATGCGACAGCTTTCGTACGCCAAACAACTCCTCCAATAAATCACCATCGATTaaatctttttcttttctttaaattttattttattttttgtgtgtAATTATGTTGTGTCTGTTTTGGGATTTTGAGATCAAATTCAAATCTGTTCAGTTTTGCAGACGTGTTTTTTTGGAGTTTGGGAAgggattgatataattaaaatcTCGAATTTGAGAAATGTTTTCATGTATTTCATGTTTGAAATCCAAAAGTTATGTGTACATTTCGTAATTTTGCATTAATCTTATAACGTTTGGAAATATCGTATTTTTAGTTCTTGTTATTTctcaattattattaaaattggGTTTAGTACgaatctttcaatattttactaCTTTATTTTCTTTTCGCGGGAACCAGAATATGACTTTGTAAACCTGATACAATAATGTCAACGTTAGCGTTACGTGGGAAATTAAAAGACGAATATTAATATGACGTTCGG
This region includes:
- the LOC140872611 gene encoding protein RESPONSE TO LOW SULFUR 3-like, whose translation is MAPSIAVASTAQTKPGHRLKAAEAEVELRRRNEELEMELKRSTEREERMREELVRAWKRVTVAEEAEELLCRQLGELEAEAVEQAREYRTQILELMRQLSYAKQLLQ